TTTGTCGGAAATTCTACTGTTGCACCTATCCAATAGTCTCCACCACCTACAGGGACTATATGCACATCATTACCTGTAATTGCTGGTTGAAAATCGGGATTTCCTAATGAATGCCCTAAGCGCACTTGCAAAGCTTGTCCCAGCACAGGACGAATATCTATTGTTTGGTTGAGTTGTGCTGTTATGGGAGTGGAACCTAAACCAGCCGAGACAATAATCCAATCAGCATTGATTTTACCTTCTGTTGTCTCAACGGACGTGTATTTGTTGCCTTCTATTGTGACGATACCTAATACAGTTACGCCAAATTTAAAAGTTACACCATTGTATTCGGCAGCCTCAACTAAGGCTAATGTTAAGGCAGTGGGGTCTAATTGACGGTCTTGTGGAGAGTAGACAGCGCCAGTAATCTGCGGATTATTGAATTGAGGGCAAATAGCTTTGAGTTTGGCTGTATCCCAGATTTCTAATTGCCAGCCTTGAGAGTGGCGAATGGCTGCTAATTTCTCCCAGTCTTCTGTTTTTTCTGCTTCCAGGCAAAGACTGAGAATACCTTGACGATTGAAAGGGATTTTACGTCCTGTGATGGTTTCGAGTTCAGGAATTAAAGTTTCATAACGCTGGATGCTATATTGCCGCATCTGCCAAGCCTTGCCTTTGACTTTTTGGCTGATGATGCCTACTAAAACACCCAGTGCTGCACCTGTAGAAGCTT
Above is a genomic segment from Nostoc sp. MS1 containing:
- a CDS encoding NAD(P)/FAD-dependent oxidoreductase gives rise to the protein MNVAIIGCGVVGAAIAYELSQVPGIKITVFDKQPPAQASTGAALGVLVGIISQKVKGKAWQMRQYSIQRYETLIPELETITGRKIPFNRQGILSLCLEAEKTEDWEKLAAIRHSQGWQLEIWDTAKLKAICPQFNNPQITGAVYSPQDRQLDPTALTLALVEAAEYNGVTFKFGVTVLGIVTIEGNKYTSVETTEGKINADWIIVSAGLGSTPITAQLNQTIDIRPVLGQALQVRLGHSLGNPDFQPAITGNDVHIVPVGGGDYWIGATVEFPTNGDEIPPNQELLESVRQQAISFCPELATAEIIRTWSGLRPRPEGRPAPVIDELPGFSNVLLATGHYRNGVLLAPATAQAIREKILIPIQNSKFKIQN